One window of Phycisphaeraceae bacterium genomic DNA carries:
- a CDS encoding DUF1569 domain-containing protein, translating to MEAVNTAKLKVSPEGVRDLHFSSLDEVLAEADRIAAAERDGRLKQIGNWSAGQIFNHLATWIDYSYDGFPPQLSPPWFVRLIVKLQKHKFMNGAMPRGVRIPGIENGTLATESVPLEEGVRHLRASLERLKREKPTQRSVLFGEMTHEEWIKGTLRHAELHMSFLRY from the coding sequence ATGGAAGCGGTCAATACGGCCAAGCTGAAAGTGTCGCCGGAGGGCGTTCGTGACCTTCATTTTTCCAGTCTTGACGAGGTTCTCGCTGAGGCGGATCGGATTGCCGCGGCCGAGAGGGATGGCCGCCTCAAACAAATCGGCAACTGGAGCGCGGGTCAGATTTTCAATCACCTCGCCACCTGGATCGACTATTCCTACGACGGTTTCCCGCCCCAGCTCAGCCCGCCGTGGTTTGTCCGTTTGATCGTCAAGCTTCAGAAGCACAAGTTCATGAACGGGGCGATGCCGCGAGGCGTCAGAATTCCCGGTATCGAGAACGGAACGCTTGCGACCGAGTCTGTGCCGCTCGAAGAAGGCGTGCGACATCTTCGCGCATCGCTGGAGCGATTGAAGCGCGAAAAGCCCACGCAAAGAAGCGTGCTGTTCGGAGAAATGACGCACGAAGAGTGGATCAAGGGAACTCTGCGCCACGCCGAGCTTCATATGAGTTTCCTTCGGTACTGA
- a CDS encoding GNAT family N-acetyltransferase: MKFGPMSRRDLPEVARLITLAFAGTMENSTKWVRENGPENIRVVRQGNKIPACLRRIEMGQFFGGKSVRLCGIAGVATAPEARGKGHARWMMEECVREMYKRGEAIGGLYASTQALYRQSGFEQAGHRCTIKVPVARLLGGQKARNVIVLKDADMPRVEACYQRFASAYNGMLDRREYIWKRIKERPDSKYQGYGVLDERGMLSGYLFMSQPRDSSTGRQDLQLSDIAFTSAEAGRQLIAFLADYEPMADWLHFGGGPLHPLLTLLPQQRYEVKLKDYWMLRVVDVKRALEGRGYSTAVRGSVDIDITDPVIEANTGLWQVEFADGKARVERRQSGGSAAVACTIRGLAALYSGLYSPRQAEVIGFCSGDGKTLELLGGALAGGTPWMTDHY, encoded by the coding sequence ATGAAATTCGGGCCAATGTCCCGGCGCGATCTGCCGGAAGTCGCGCGCCTTATCACGCTCGCGTTCGCGGGCACAATGGAGAACAGCACCAAGTGGGTGAGGGAGAACGGCCCCGAAAACATCCGGGTGGTGCGGCAGGGAAACAAGATTCCGGCGTGCCTGCGCCGCATCGAGATGGGGCAGTTCTTTGGAGGAAAGAGCGTTCGGCTGTGCGGCATCGCGGGCGTGGCGACAGCGCCGGAAGCGCGGGGCAAGGGCCACGCTCGCTGGATGATGGAAGAGTGCGTGCGCGAAATGTACAAGCGCGGCGAAGCGATCGGCGGACTTTACGCATCGACGCAGGCGCTCTACCGCCAGTCGGGGTTTGAGCAGGCGGGGCACCGGTGCACCATCAAGGTGCCGGTTGCGCGATTGCTTGGGGGGCAGAAAGCGCGGAATGTCATCGTGCTGAAGGATGCGGACATGCCGCGGGTGGAGGCGTGCTATCAGCGATTCGCTTCTGCGTACAACGGCATGCTCGATCGGCGAGAGTACATCTGGAAGCGCATCAAGGAACGGCCGGACTCGAAGTATCAGGGGTACGGCGTGCTCGATGAACGCGGCATGCTTTCCGGGTATCTATTCATGTCTCAGCCCCGCGACAGCAGCACCGGGCGGCAGGATCTGCAACTGTCCGACATCGCGTTCACGAGCGCGGAGGCCGGGCGCCAATTGATTGCTTTCCTCGCCGACTACGAACCCATGGCCGATTGGTTGCATTTTGGGGGCGGACCCCTTCACCCGCTTCTCACGCTCTTGCCTCAGCAGCGCTACGAGGTCAAACTCAAGGACTATTGGATGTTGCGCGTGGTTGATGTCAAGCGCGCCCTGGAAGGGCGCGGCTATTCGACTGCTGTTCGAGGATCCGTGGACATCGACATCACCGACCCTGTGATCGAAGCCAACACCGGACTCTGGCAAGTCGAATTCGCAGATGGAAAGGCCCGGGTGGAGAGGCGACAGAGCGGCGGGAGCGCAGCAGTCGCATGCACGATCCGCGGCCTGGCGGCGCTGTACAGCGGCCTCTATTCCCCACGTCAGGCAGAAGTGATCGGCTTCTGCTCCGGCGATGGAAAGACGCTCGAATTGCTCGGCGGCGCGTTGGCCGGCGGTACACCGTGGATGACCGATCATTATTGA
- a CDS encoding DUF1579 family protein, whose amino-acid sequence MHVLALIVLLFIGFVGSEPAPNTAPKPARDPVIAAVERLDFLLGEWDGDGMLAGNEKSVTQKGPWKIEKAFGGRFVRLEFDAVVDEGAGGNNRFVGYFTFDPQSGKYTTLWLNVENLFQFRETGDLDADGRVLTLISEQSRKDGSIVKVRSVFTRADENHLTVEDHPLDEDGRPIRKSFGFELTRKKERDATK is encoded by the coding sequence ATGCACGTTCTCGCGTTGATTGTTCTGCTCTTCATCGGCTTTGTCGGGTCCGAGCCCGCGCCGAATACGGCTCCGAAGCCCGCGCGCGATCCGGTCATCGCCGCGGTCGAGAGACTCGATTTCCTCCTGGGCGAATGGGACGGCGACGGCATGCTCGCGGGAAACGAAAAGAGCGTGACGCAGAAGGGGCCATGGAAGATCGAGAAAGCGTTTGGCGGCCGGTTTGTGCGACTGGAATTCGATGCGGTCGTCGATGAGGGCGCGGGCGGGAACAACCGGTTCGTCGGGTACTTCACGTTCGATCCGCAGTCAGGCAAGTACACGACTCTCTGGCTCAACGTGGAGAATTTGTTTCAGTTTCGCGAGACCGGCGATCTCGATGCGGACGGCCGGGTGCTGACACTCATTTCGGAGCAGTCCCGCAAGGATGGAAGCATCGTCAAGGTTCGCTCGGTGTTCACTCGTGCGGACGAGAATCACCTGACGGTCGAGGACCATCCGCTCGACGAGGATGGAAGGCCGATCCGCAAGTCGTTTGGTTTCGAGCTGACGCGGAAAAAAGAGCGGGACGCAACGAAATGA
- a CDS encoding S9 family peptidase, which translates to MRTRLLRAIGLVGACTIAFAAHARQDTMKSGTQADPFLEQFAKTNRFRLGEPGAFKVTPDGSAVLFLRSEGPESFVQELWMFEAATGKERRVLSAADLLGKSDEKLSAEELARRERMRSSGRGIASFELSRDGRTLIVPLGGRLFRVLMANVESGGPIHATEVSTGGSVIDPRLSPDGNFVGFARDGALWISPAAVGDPRRISPEPKENVSYGEAEFAAQEEMKRMHGFWWSPDSRRIMYQETDVGPLETFYIPDPADPAKAPQPWKYPRAGKANAVVTLWVSPDISAAGRAPTSVQWDRAKFPYLARVDWPKHGVPTILVQNREQTEQMLLRVDVDSGETRPLITEKDAAWIGLGHDIPASIGLLHDIPAWCSDGKRFLWLTEQGETDGWELQARGTDGAIQRKFPLPGWELEGLVDVCDKSDIALVSAVPQDDSAQIQVLRVDLKTGGVRPVTAPLSRSETDLGGQMHVVTNDAMTLWLIAGRNRDGSQVLDVFKGKPGLEDAARVGTIRSVAAEPPFVPKPEWVRIKAGGREFAAVVVRPRDFDPKKKYPVLDFVYGGPGSNQVNANARAYLQNQWYADQGFIVVSIDGRGTPRRGRDWSRVLKKNGVGNFIDVPLADQCDAIEALCKKYPEMDRERIGISGWSFGGYFSSMATMRRPDVFKAGVAGAPVTDWRDYDTHYTERYMGLPDKNKAGYDASNVLTYCKDLRVPLLVIQGTADDNVYFVHSLKLTDRLFREGKQFEFVPLASQTHMVTKPEMVLRLNERIVDFFKRTLGGPK; encoded by the coding sequence ATGCGCACACGTCTTCTTCGGGCGATCGGTCTCGTTGGTGCATGCACGATCGCGTTCGCGGCACATGCGAGGCAGGACACGATGAAATCCGGCACTCAGGCCGACCCGTTTCTTGAACAATTTGCAAAGACCAATCGCTTCCGGCTCGGTGAGCCGGGCGCGTTCAAGGTAACACCCGATGGCAGCGCCGTGCTCTTTCTGCGGAGCGAAGGACCGGAGAGCTTCGTCCAGGAACTCTGGATGTTCGAAGCTGCGACAGGCAAGGAGCGCCGCGTATTGAGCGCGGCCGATCTGCTCGGCAAGAGTGACGAGAAACTGAGCGCGGAGGAACTCGCGCGGCGCGAACGCATGCGTTCGAGCGGCCGCGGCATCGCCTCGTTCGAACTCTCAAGGGACGGAAGGACACTGATCGTCCCGCTCGGCGGAAGACTCTTTCGCGTGCTGATGGCGAACGTCGAATCAGGAGGACCGATTCACGCGACCGAAGTCAGCACCGGCGGATCGGTCATCGATCCGCGCCTTTCTCCCGACGGCAACTTCGTCGGCTTTGCCCGCGACGGCGCGCTCTGGATCAGCCCCGCGGCAGTGGGGGACCCGCGCCGCATCAGCCCGGAGCCGAAGGAAAACGTCAGTTACGGCGAGGCCGAGTTCGCGGCACAGGAAGAGATGAAGCGCATGCACGGCTTCTGGTGGTCTCCGGATTCCCGCCGCATCATGTACCAAGAAACAGATGTCGGCCCACTCGAGACCTTTTACATCCCCGACCCCGCCGATCCGGCCAAGGCGCCGCAGCCGTGGAAATACCCTCGCGCCGGAAAAGCAAACGCGGTGGTGACACTTTGGGTTTCTCCGGATATCAGCGCGGCGGGCAGGGCGCCGACCTCTGTTCAGTGGGACCGCGCCAAGTTCCCGTATCTCGCGCGCGTCGATTGGCCGAAGCACGGCGTGCCGACGATTCTCGTGCAGAATCGCGAGCAAACCGAGCAGATGCTGCTGCGCGTCGATGTCGATTCCGGCGAAACGCGCCCGCTCATCACGGAAAAGGATGCGGCGTGGATCGGTCTTGGACACGATATCCCCGCGTCGATCGGGCTTTTACACGATATCCCCGCGTGGTGCTCCGACGGCAAGCGATTCCTCTGGCTCACCGAACAGGGTGAGACCGACGGATGGGAGCTGCAGGCTCGCGGCACGGACGGCGCGATCCAGAGGAAGTTCCCGCTGCCCGGATGGGAATTGGAGGGATTGGTGGATGTGTGCGACAAGTCGGACATCGCGCTCGTGAGCGCCGTGCCGCAGGACGACAGCGCGCAGATTCAAGTGCTGCGCGTCGATCTCAAGACCGGCGGTGTCCGGCCGGTCACCGCGCCGCTTTCGCGCAGCGAGACCGATCTGGGCGGTCAGATGCACGTTGTCACGAACGACGCGATGACGCTCTGGTTGATCGCGGGTCGGAACCGCGACGGGAGCCAAGTGCTCGATGTCTTCAAGGGCAAACCCGGTCTCGAAGACGCAGCGCGCGTCGGGACTATTCGATCGGTTGCCGCGGAGCCGCCGTTTGTTCCCAAGCCCGAATGGGTTCGCATCAAGGCCGGCGGGCGTGAATTCGCGGCCGTCGTTGTGCGCCCGCGCGATTTCGATCCAAAAAAGAAGTACCCCGTGCTCGACTTCGTGTACGGCGGACCGGGTTCGAACCAGGTGAACGCCAACGCCCGCGCGTATCTGCAGAATCAGTGGTACGCCGATCAGGGCTTCATCGTTGTGAGCATCGATGGAAGGGGAACGCCCCGGCGTGGTCGTGATTGGTCGCGGGTTCTCAAGAAGAACGGAGTGGGCAACTTCATCGACGTGCCTCTCGCGGATCAATGCGACGCGATCGAGGCTCTCTGCAAGAAATACCCGGAGATGGACCGCGAGCGCATCGGGATTTCCGGTTGGTCGTTCGGAGGCTACTTCTCATCCATGGCGACCATGCGCCGGCCCGATGTCTTCAAGGCGGGCGTCGCCGGCGCGCCGGTCACCGATTGGCGTGATTACGACACGCACTACACCGAACGCTACATGGGATTGCCGGATAAGAACAAGGCCGGCTACGACGCGTCCAACGTTCTGACCTATTGCAAGGACTTGAGAGTGCCGCTGCTCGTCATCCAGGGGACCGCCGACGACAACGTGTACTTTGTCCACTCGCTCAAACTGACCGACCGGCTTTTCCGTGAGGGAAAGCAATTCGAGTTCGTGCCGCTGGCGAGCCAGACGCACATGGTGACCAAGCCCGAGATGGTGCTGCGGCTGAACGAACGCATCGTTGATTTCTTTAAGCGGACCCTCGGCGGACCGAAATAG
- a CDS encoding GNAT family N-acetyltransferase, whose translation MANTGSEFTVSTEKGLLDLDVIHGFLSTCYWSPGISRSRVERGIANSMCFGVHEKSSAPEGRASLRQVGFARVITDKATFGYIADVFILEEFRGRGLSKMLMDAILNHPDLKGLRRLCLMTRDAHGLYARFGFAAMPEPGRYMEVVDRESYKRD comes from the coding sequence ATGGCGAACACCGGCTCCGAGTTCACGGTCTCGACGGAAAAAGGGCTGCTCGACCTCGATGTCATCCACGGCTTTCTGAGCACCTGCTACTGGTCTCCCGGGATTTCCCGATCGCGCGTAGAGCGTGGAATCGCGAATTCGATGTGCTTCGGGGTGCATGAGAAGAGTTCCGCACCGGAGGGGCGAGCCTCCCTCAGACAAGTCGGTTTCGCCCGAGTCATTACCGACAAGGCGACGTTCGGTTACATCGCGGACGTGTTCATCCTGGAGGAATTTCGCGGCCGCGGACTCTCGAAGATGCTGATGGACGCGATCTTGAACCACCCGGACCTGAAGGGCCTCCGGCGATTGTGCCTCATGACGCGCGACGCCCACGGTTTGTACGCTCGGTTTGGGTTTGCAGCGATGCCGGAGCCAGGCCGGTACATGGAAGTGGTCGATCGGGAGTCGTACAAACGAGACTAG